A stretch of the Lactuca sativa cultivar Salinas chromosome 9, Lsat_Salinas_v11, whole genome shotgun sequence genome encodes the following:
- the LOC122195854 gene encoding uncharacterized protein LOC122195854, whose translation MEKMEKSRSFPEYSSSSHTKTNGSSGFKDQSRSYAFNGPITKDGETKRKKRIAEYNMFTTGSKLKSTVRDSFKWIKNKFTDVRYGI comes from the coding sequence ATGGAAAAGATGGAAAAGAGCAGATCATTTCCAGAATATTCATCATCTTCACACACAAAAACAAATGGTTCTTCAGGATTCAAAGATCAATCAAGATCATACGCATTCAATGGTCCGATTACTAAAGATGGAGAGACAAAGAGGAAGAAGAGGATTGCAGAGTATAACATGTTCACCACCGGAAGTAAGTTGAAATCAACGGTCAGAGATAGCTTCAAATGGATCAAGAACAAGTTCACAGATGTTCGTTATGGTATCTGA
- the LOC111919522 gene encoding amino acid permease 4 isoform X2 produces MEGSFEVSGDFASEDPSKFLDDDGRPKRTGTLVSASAHIITAVIGSGVLALAWATAQLGWVAGPTVLFLFSFVTYYCSCLLASCYRTGDPVTGKRNYTYSEAVRANLGGFKFKICGFIQYFNLTGTTIGYTIAASISMMAIKRSSCFHEKGHDSSCGINGTPFMVLFGAVEILLSQIPNFHEISWLSMVAAVMSFTYSAIGLGLGIAKFADNGKIKGSLGGISVGEVTQTQKIWRSFQAFGAIAFAYSYSTVLIEIQDTIKSPPAEQKTMKRAALISVITTTIFYMLCGCFGYAAFGDHAPGNLLTGFGFYDPFWLVDIANVAIIVHLVGAYQVFAQPIFAFVEKTAREYFPESEFITKDIHIPIPGSKPYKLNLFRLIWRSMFVCMTTMIAMLMPFFEDVVGILGACGFWPLTVYFPIEMYITQKKIPKWSSKWIALQTLSVVCLTISVCAAAGSIVGVINDLKVYKPFKTMH; encoded by the exons GCTTTGAAGTCTCCGGCGACTTCGCCTCCGAGGACCCCTCCAAATTCTTAGACGACGACGGCCGTCCCAAAAGGACAGGGACTCTTGTAAGTGCCAGTGCACATATCATCACGGCGGTGATAGGCTCCGGCGTGCTGGCATTGGCATGGGCGACTGCGCAGCTGGGTTGGGTCGCCGGACCCACCGTCCTCTTTCTCTTTTCCTTCGTAACTTACTACTGCTCTTGTCTTCTCGCGTCGTGTTATCGCACCGGCGACCCCGTCACCGGAAAACGAAACTATACATACAGTGAAGCTGTCAGAGCGAATCTTG GTGGGTTTAAGTTTAAAATTTGTGGGTTCATTCAGTACTTCAATCTTACCGGAACTACAATCGGATACACCATTGCAGCTTCCATCAGCATGAT GGCGATAAAAAGATCAAGTTGTTTCCATGAGAAAGGCCATGATAGTTCATGTGGAATAAATGGGACTCCATTTATGGTATTGTTTGGAGCTGTTGAAATCCTTCTCTCTCAAATCCCAAACTTCCACGAGATTTCATGGCTTTCCATGGTGGCCGCCGTCATGTCCTTCACTTACTCCGCCATTGGTCTTGGCCTCGGAATCGCCAAATTCGCCG ATAATGGAAAAATCAAGGGAAGTCTAGGTGGTATAAGTGTTGGGGAAGTGACTCAAACACAAAAAATATGGAGGAGTTTCCAAGCATTTGGAGCTATTGCTTTTGCATATTCTTATTCCACTGTTCTTATTGAAATTCAG GATACAATCAAATCCCCACCAGCGGAACAAAAAACAATGAAGAGGGCAGCTTTGATAAGTGTAATAACAACAACCATTTTCTATATGCTTTGTGGATGCTTCGGGTACGCGGCTTTTGGAGACCACGCTCCGGGAAACCTTCTAACCGGGTTTGGTTTCTATGACCCGTTTTGGCTCGTTGACATTGCAAATGTAGCCATCATAGTTCACCTTGTTGGTGCCTACCAAGTTTTTGCACAACCCATATTTGCATTTGTTGAAAAAACCGCTAGGGAATATTTTCCCGAAAGTGAATTCATCACAAAGGATATACACATTCCAATTCCGGGATCCAAACCCTACAAACTCAACTTATTCCGGTTGATATGGAGGAGCATGTTTGTGTGTATGACCACCATGATTGCTATGTTGATGCCGTTTTTTGAAGATGTTGTTGGGATTCTTGGAGCTTGTGGGTTTTGGCCACTAACGGTTTATTTTCCAATTGAAATGTATATTACTCAAAAGAAGATACCTAAATGGAGTAGTAAATGGATTGCTCTTCAAACGTTGAGTGTTGTTTGCCTAACTATTTCGGTTTGTGCGGCTGCGGGTTCCATTGTTGGAGTGATTAATGATCTCAAGGTTTATAAACCCTTCAAGACCATGCATTGA
- the LOC111919522 gene encoding amino acid permease 4 isoform X1 codes for MDEKIASNYQQGFEVSGDFASEDPSKFLDDDGRPKRTGTLVSASAHIITAVIGSGVLALAWATAQLGWVAGPTVLFLFSFVTYYCSCLLASCYRTGDPVTGKRNYTYSEAVRANLGGFKFKICGFIQYFNLTGTTIGYTIAASISMMAIKRSSCFHEKGHDSSCGINGTPFMVLFGAVEILLSQIPNFHEISWLSMVAAVMSFTYSAIGLGLGIAKFADNGKIKGSLGGISVGEVTQTQKIWRSFQAFGAIAFAYSYSTVLIEIQDTIKSPPAEQKTMKRAALISVITTTIFYMLCGCFGYAAFGDHAPGNLLTGFGFYDPFWLVDIANVAIIVHLVGAYQVFAQPIFAFVEKTAREYFPESEFITKDIHIPIPGSKPYKLNLFRLIWRSMFVCMTTMIAMLMPFFEDVVGILGACGFWPLTVYFPIEMYITQKKIPKWSSKWIALQTLSVVCLTISVCAAAGSIVGVINDLKVYKPFKTMH; via the exons atggaTGAAAAAATCGCATCAAACTACCAACAAGGCTTTGAAGTCTCCGGCGACTTCGCCTCCGAGGACCCCTCCAAATTCTTAGACGACGACGGCCGTCCCAAAAGGACAGGGACTCTTGTAAGTGCCAGTGCACATATCATCACGGCGGTGATAGGCTCCGGCGTGCTGGCATTGGCATGGGCGACTGCGCAGCTGGGTTGGGTCGCCGGACCCACCGTCCTCTTTCTCTTTTCCTTCGTAACTTACTACTGCTCTTGTCTTCTCGCGTCGTGTTATCGCACCGGCGACCCCGTCACCGGAAAACGAAACTATACATACAGTGAAGCTGTCAGAGCGAATCTTG GTGGGTTTAAGTTTAAAATTTGTGGGTTCATTCAGTACTTCAATCTTACCGGAACTACAATCGGATACACCATTGCAGCTTCCATCAGCATGAT GGCGATAAAAAGATCAAGTTGTTTCCATGAGAAAGGCCATGATAGTTCATGTGGAATAAATGGGACTCCATTTATGGTATTGTTTGGAGCTGTTGAAATCCTTCTCTCTCAAATCCCAAACTTCCACGAGATTTCATGGCTTTCCATGGTGGCCGCCGTCATGTCCTTCACTTACTCCGCCATTGGTCTTGGCCTCGGAATCGCCAAATTCGCCG ATAATGGAAAAATCAAGGGAAGTCTAGGTGGTATAAGTGTTGGGGAAGTGACTCAAACACAAAAAATATGGAGGAGTTTCCAAGCATTTGGAGCTATTGCTTTTGCATATTCTTATTCCACTGTTCTTATTGAAATTCAG GATACAATCAAATCCCCACCAGCGGAACAAAAAACAATGAAGAGGGCAGCTTTGATAAGTGTAATAACAACAACCATTTTCTATATGCTTTGTGGATGCTTCGGGTACGCGGCTTTTGGAGACCACGCTCCGGGAAACCTTCTAACCGGGTTTGGTTTCTATGACCCGTTTTGGCTCGTTGACATTGCAAATGTAGCCATCATAGTTCACCTTGTTGGTGCCTACCAAGTTTTTGCACAACCCATATTTGCATTTGTTGAAAAAACCGCTAGGGAATATTTTCCCGAAAGTGAATTCATCACAAAGGATATACACATTCCAATTCCGGGATCCAAACCCTACAAACTCAACTTATTCCGGTTGATATGGAGGAGCATGTTTGTGTGTATGACCACCATGATTGCTATGTTGATGCCGTTTTTTGAAGATGTTGTTGGGATTCTTGGAGCTTGTGGGTTTTGGCCACTAACGGTTTATTTTCCAATTGAAATGTATATTACTCAAAAGAAGATACCTAAATGGAGTAGTAAATGGATTGCTCTTCAAACGTTGAGTGTTGTTTGCCTAACTATTTCGGTTTGTGCGGCTGCGGGTTCCATTGTTGGAGTGATTAATGATCTCAAGGTTTATAAACCCTTCAAGACCATGCATTGA